One Candidatus Omnitrophota bacterium genomic window carries:
- a CDS encoding cold-shock protein, protein MMKGTVKFYNERKNFGFIEPDDKSKDLFVHKNDIESGTLQDGDKVEFDSEDGERGLKAVHVKKIS, encoded by the coding sequence ATTATGAAAGGTACAGTTAAGTTTTACAATGAACGAAAGAATTTCGGTTTTATCGAACCGGACGACAAGAGCAAGGATCTCTTTGTCCACAAAAATGACATCGAATCCGGCACACTGCAGGATGGAGACAAAGTGGAATTCGATTCTGAAGACGGCGAGAGAGGTTTAAAGGCAGTTCACGTTAAAAAGATTTCATAA